A portion of the Penaeus monodon isolate SGIC_2016 chromosome 28, NSTDA_Pmon_1, whole genome shotgun sequence genome contains these proteins:
- the LOC119591055 gene encoding keratin, type I cytoskeletal 9-like, whose protein sequence is MEFYDRYKSSHQQDSSAKVIVVVAFVAVVAASGWAMPSSFGGRNNGGGAYSSSGRGASGQGGGRGGNGEGYGSNGGGNGHGGGXXGSSGGGNGSNRAGSYSGSNGGSGDGNQNGVAKATVSFHLGAPQGSGNGGSYDGSNGGNNGGNGGGHGGNNGGNGGGYGGSNGGSSGENNGGNGGGYGGSNGGNGGGNGGGYGGSNGGNSGGNGGGYGGSNGGNGGGNGGGYGGSSGGFNGGNNGGNGGGHGGSSGGSGGGYGK, encoded by the exons ATGGAGTTCTATGATCGATATAAAAGCTCACATCAGCAAGACTCATCAGCAA AGGTGATAGTTGTGGTGGCATTTGTGGCGGTCGTGGCGGCGTCCGGCTGGGCGATGCCCAGCTCCTTTGGCGGACGCAACAACGGAGGCGGAGCATACAGCTCTTCAGGCCGTGGAGCCAGCGGCCAGGGTGGTGGCAGAGGAGGCAACGGAGAAGGTTATGGTTCCAACGGAGGGGGAAATGGTCACGGAGGGGGGNNNN ATGGTTCCAGTGGTGGGGGAAATGGAAGCAACAGAGCCGGAAGTTACAGTGGCTCTAACGGAGGTTCTGGCGACGGTAACCAAAATGGAGTAGCCAAAGCAACAGTTAGCTTCCACCTCGGCGCTCCACAAGGCAGTGGTAACGGAGGTAGCTATGATGGTTCCAACGGTGGGAATAATGGAGGTAATGGTGGCGGTCATGGAGGAAATAATGGCGGCAACGGTGGAGGTTATGGCGGTTCCAACGGAGGCTCCAGCGGAGAAAATAACGGAGGCAACGGCGGAGGTTATGGCGGTTCCAACGGAGGAAATGGTGGCGGCAACGGCGGAGGTTATGGCGGTTCCAACGGAGGAAATAGCGGAGGCAACGGTGGAGGTTATGGCGGTTCCAACGGAGGAAATGGTGGCGGCAACGGCGGAGGTTATGGCGGTTCCAGCGGAGGCTTCAACGGGGGAAATAACGGAGGCAACGGCGGAGGACATGGGGGTTCCAGCGGAGGCAGTGGAGGCGGCTACGGAAAATGA
- the LOC119590939 gene encoding predicted GPI-anchored protein 57 has translation MKFVLVVLLIVVLALGVRGRPDVSSFSSSSFGGHTSSSTFTGHSSGGSGGGGYQPPASNSAGGYGSSRGTASGTATINFNLGASKGGSRGGNGYGK, from the exons ATG AAATTCGTGCTGGTGGTGCTGTTGATCGTGGTCCTTGCCTTGGGCGTCCGGGGAAGGCCGGATGTGAGTTCCTTCTCCAGCTCCTCCTTCGGCGgtcacacctcctcctccacattcacTGGACATAGCTCTGGCGGGTCCGGCGGCGGTGGTTACCAGCCCCCCGCTAGTAATAGCGCTGGAGGGTACGGTTCCTCCCGTGGCACCGCAAGCGGTACGGCAACGATAAACTTTAACTTGGGTGCGTCGAAGGGCGGCTCCCGCGGCGGAAATGGATATGGAAAGTAA